In the Calonectris borealis chromosome 11, bCalBor7.hap1.2, whole genome shotgun sequence genome, one interval contains:
- the TSPAN3 gene encoding tetraspanin-3 isoform X2, whose amino-acid sequence MGQCGITSSKTVLVFLNLIFWAAAGILCYVGAYVFITYDDYDHFFEDVYTLIPAVIIIAVGTLLFIIGLIGCCATIRESRCGLATFVIILLLVFITEVVVVVLGYIYRAKVEDEVDHSIQKVYNGYNGTNPDAASRAIDYVQRQLRCCGIHNYSDWENTVWFKQTKNNSVPLSCCKAALSNCTGSLTRPMDLYSEGCEALVVKKLQEIMMYVIWAALAFAAIQLLGMLCACIVLCRRSRDPAYELLITGGTYA is encoded by the exons GCAGCAGCAGGCATACTGTGCTACGTGGGAGCCTATGTGTTCATCACATATGATGACTATGATCACTTCTTCGAAGATGTCTACACACTAATTCCAGCAGTTATTATCATAGCTGTGGGAACACTTCTTTTTATTATCGGACTTATTGGGTGCTGCGCCACAATTCGAGAAAGTCGGTGTGGACTTGCTACG TTTGTGATCATCCTGCTCTTGGTTTTTATCACTGAAGTAGTGGTGGTGGTTCTTGGATACATTTACAGAGCAAAG GTGGAGGATGAAGTTGATCACAGCATTCAGAAAGTATACAATGGATACAATGGGACAAATCCTGATGCAGCCAGTCGTGCTATTGACTATGTACAGAGGCAG TTGCGCTGCTGTGGGATCCATAACTATTCAGACTGGGAGAATACTGTCTGGttcaaacaaactaaaaataacaGTGTGCCGCTTAGCTGTTGCAAAGCAGCCCTCAGCAATTGTACTGGCAGCTTGACCCGTCCAATGGACCTTTATTCTGAG GGATGTGAGGCTCTGGTTGTAAAGAAGCTTCAAGAGATCATGATGTATGTCATCTGGGCAGCACTAGCATTTGCTGCTATTCAG ctTCTGGGCATGTTGTGTGCCTGTATAGTACTATGTAGGAGGAGTCGGGATCCTGCCTACGAACTTCTCATCACTGGCGGAACCTATGCCTAG